A window of Parasynechococcus marenigrum WH 8102 contains these coding sequences:
- a CDS encoding tetratricopeptide repeat protein, which produces MLIKRIQQRFLVALLSVSALSVAPAADAVTPYVYVPSSEELKGSAIGIGRTAAQLLQMGQPKEAAQLGALAVRLDPRDERLWSVLAEAQLRSDDLEQASYSLARAKELNPEKASLWFAQAALVLRDKRPEEAIPLIQRGLELNPDNPSAYFDLGNARIMLKDLPGALNSFEQATNLKPDFWEALNNQALVLYEMGNADEAIRRWRAVLKLENNPEPMLALAAALHHQGDNSEIPLKMAREALDQEPNYVLTPHQIEQLWGAKIRRAAALLLEVPEMASSVERAQANATWKKRQ; this is translated from the coding sequence GTGCTGATCAAGAGGATTCAACAACGCTTCCTTGTTGCGTTGTTGAGCGTCTCAGCACTCTCTGTCGCGCCGGCTGCAGATGCCGTCACCCCTTATGTGTATGTCCCAAGTTCAGAGGAGCTGAAGGGATCTGCGATTGGGATCGGTCGCACAGCTGCCCAGTTGCTTCAGATGGGTCAACCCAAGGAAGCTGCCCAACTAGGCGCCCTGGCCGTTCGTCTGGATCCACGGGATGAACGTCTGTGGTCCGTACTGGCAGAAGCACAACTGCGCAGTGATGACCTTGAGCAAGCCAGCTATTCCCTGGCTCGGGCCAAGGAGCTCAATCCAGAAAAAGCCAGTCTTTGGTTTGCTCAAGCAGCACTCGTTTTGAGGGATAAGCGACCAGAGGAAGCCATTCCTTTGATTCAACGCGGACTTGAGCTGAATCCTGACAACCCCTCGGCTTACTTCGATCTCGGCAATGCACGGATCATGCTCAAGGACTTACCGGGCGCCCTTAATTCCTTTGAACAAGCAACAAACCTGAAGCCTGACTTCTGGGAAGCTCTCAACAACCAGGCCCTTGTCCTTTATGAGATGGGTAACGCCGATGAAGCAATCCGTCGCTGGCGTGCCGTTCTCAAGCTCGAGAACAATCCTGAACCGATGCTGGCTCTCGCTGCAGCACTGCACCACCAGGGAGACAATTCAGAGATTCCCTTGAAGATGGCTCGTGAGGCCCTAGATCAGGAACCCAATTACGTTTTGACACCTCATCAAATCGAGCAACTATGGGGAGCAAAAATCCGGCGGGCTGCAGCTTTGCTTTTGGAGGTACCGGAGATGGCCAGCAGTGTGGAACGGGCCCAAGCCAACGCAACCTGGAAAAAACGCCAGTGA
- the queG gene encoding tRNA epoxyqueuosine(34) reductase QueG, whose product MSELPIPSDQQLSHMLKQRAETEGFSPVGIARLPGSRRLQLRTAALERWLEAGHQADMGWMAAPRRKDPTTLLKGARSLLAVGLNYHVDVQAAPGSLRVARYGWGRDYHRVVDQRLRRVGRWLSDQHPDCEWKACVDSAPLLDKAWAEEAGLGWIGKHSNLINSQRGSWMVIGHLLTTLDLEPDEPARSLCGRCKACMDACPTDAITEPFVVDSRRCIAFHTIENRDAELPDQIADALGPWVAGCDICQEVCPWNHQRLPSSDDPELQPRPWLLNLNKDTLETWDATTWDTHLQGSALRRIKPWMWRRNAAAAQPNPPSSL is encoded by the coding sequence ATGTCGGAACTACCAATCCCATCAGATCAGCAGTTGAGCCATATGCTGAAGCAACGGGCAGAGACCGAAGGATTCTCACCGGTCGGAATCGCACGGCTTCCGGGAAGCAGGAGACTCCAGCTCAGAACAGCCGCACTAGAGCGTTGGCTGGAGGCGGGCCATCAGGCGGACATGGGCTGGATGGCCGCACCGCGCAGGAAGGACCCGACAACGTTGTTGAAGGGTGCCCGCAGCCTTCTGGCGGTCGGTCTGAATTACCACGTGGACGTGCAAGCGGCACCAGGCTCACTTCGTGTGGCTCGTTACGGATGGGGACGTGATTACCACCGGGTCGTGGACCAGCGGCTCCGCCGCGTGGGGCGTTGGTTGTCAGACCAGCATCCAGATTGCGAATGGAAAGCTTGTGTGGATTCCGCACCGCTGCTGGACAAGGCCTGGGCGGAGGAAGCCGGTCTGGGCTGGATCGGTAAACACAGCAACCTCATCAACAGCCAACGGGGGTCGTGGATGGTGATCGGCCATCTGCTCACCACCTTGGATCTCGAACCCGATGAACCGGCTCGAAGCCTTTGCGGTCGCTGCAAAGCTTGCATGGATGCCTGTCCGACAGACGCCATCACTGAACCGTTCGTCGTCGATTCCCGCCGATGCATCGCTTTTCACACCATCGAAAATCGAGACGCTGAACTTCCAGATCAGATCGCTGATGCCCTTGGCCCGTGGGTCGCCGGCTGCGACATCTGCCAGGAGGTCTGCCCCTGGAACCATCAGCGACTACCGAGCTCTGACGACCCCGAACTGCAACCGCGCCCCTGGCTTCTCAATCTCAATAAAGACACGCTGGAGACCTGGGACGCCACAACCTGGGACACCCACTTGCAGGGATCAGCTCTCCGTCGCATCAAACCCTGGATGTGGCGACGCAACGCTGCGGCAGCACAACCGAATCCTCCCTCTAGCCTTTGA
- a CDS encoding DUF502 domain-containing protein — protein MVQTNPRPDLPLSSRLRQDLKNDLIAGLLVVIPLATTIWLSTVVSRFVLAFLTSVPKQLNPFINLNPLLQDLINLALGLTVPLMGILLIGLMARNIVGRWLLEFGEGTLSRIPLAGSVYKTLKQLLETFLRDNSTRFRRVVLVEYPREGLFSVGFVTGEVGPSLRSDLDQPLLSVFIPTAPNPTTGWYTLVPEQGVRELNISVEEAFRTIISAGIVNPDDQEAPANRSFSSLIAQLRASASPSS, from the coding sequence TTGGTCCAGACCAATCCCAGGCCTGATCTGCCGTTGTCCTCGAGGCTTCGACAGGATCTCAAAAATGATCTGATCGCCGGATTGCTGGTGGTCATCCCACTTGCGACCACCATCTGGCTGTCCACGGTGGTCAGTCGCTTCGTGCTGGCGTTTCTCACCTCCGTTCCCAAGCAACTCAATCCGTTCATCAACCTGAACCCATTGCTTCAGGACCTGATCAACCTGGCGCTGGGTCTAACTGTTCCCTTAATGGGGATCCTGTTGATCGGACTGATGGCCAGAAATATCGTGGGTCGCTGGTTGCTGGAGTTCGGTGAGGGCACCCTCAGCCGTATCCCGCTCGCAGGTTCGGTTTACAAAACGCTGAAGCAGCTACTCGAAACATTTCTGAGAGACAACTCGACCCGTTTCCGCCGCGTCGTTCTCGTTGAATATCCCCGGGAGGGATTGTTCAGTGTCGGCTTTGTAACAGGAGAAGTGGGGCCGTCTTTGCGATCTGATCTCGATCAACCGCTGTTGAGTGTGTTCATCCCGACGGCGCCCAATCCCACAACGGGCTGGTACACCTTGGTTCCGGAACAAGGGGTGCGTGAGCTCAACATCAGTGTTGAGGAGGCATTCCGCACCATCATTTCCGCTGGCATCGTCAATCCTGATGATCAGGAAGCTCCGGCGAACCGCAGTTTTTCCAGTTTGATTGCCCAGTTGCGGGCATCTGCTTCTCCCTCCAGTTGA
- the dnaN gene encoding DNA polymerase III subunit beta, with product MKVVCSQSELNAALQLVSRAVATRPTHPVLANVLLTADAGTDRLSLTGFDLNLGIQTSLAASVETSGAITLPARLLGEIVSRLASDSPLTLTTEESGEQVQLNSLSGSYQMRGMPADDYPDLPMVESGLTLKLQASGLVQALKGTLFASSGDEAKQLLTGVHLSFTDTNLEAAATDGHRLAVLQVNDALQAAAEGTEGEGAAFAVTLPARSLREVERLVAGWRSEDPISLFCDRGQVVFLAADQMVTSRTLEGTYPNYRQLIPDGFSRTLTMDRRALVGALERIAVLADQHNNVVKFSSQPESGVVLISADAQDVGSGSESLAAELSGDAIQIAFNVRYMLDGLKAMAGDRVVLHCNAPTTPAVLRPVEDGDGFIYLVMPVQIRS from the coding sequence ATGAAGGTGGTGTGCTCCCAGTCCGAACTCAACGCCGCTCTGCAGCTCGTGAGCCGTGCTGTGGCAACCCGCCCTACGCACCCGGTTCTGGCCAATGTGCTGCTGACGGCCGATGCCGGCACCGATCGCCTCAGCCTCACTGGATTTGATCTCAACCTCGGCATCCAGACCTCCCTCGCTGCCAGTGTCGAGACCAGTGGAGCGATCACGCTCCCGGCTCGGCTGCTCGGTGAAATCGTGTCGCGACTGGCCAGTGATTCCCCGCTCACGCTCACCACGGAGGAATCCGGAGAGCAGGTGCAACTCAACAGCCTGAGCGGCAGCTACCAGATGCGGGGCATGCCGGCCGACGATTACCCGGATCTACCGATGGTGGAAAGCGGCTTGACCCTCAAGCTGCAAGCGTCCGGTTTGGTGCAGGCACTGAAGGGAACCCTCTTTGCCAGCAGCGGTGATGAAGCCAAACAGTTGCTCACAGGCGTTCATCTCAGCTTCACCGATACAAATCTGGAGGCTGCCGCCACCGATGGTCATCGGTTGGCGGTGTTGCAGGTGAACGATGCCCTTCAGGCTGCAGCTGAGGGTACGGAGGGCGAGGGTGCTGCGTTTGCCGTGACCTTGCCGGCGCGATCCTTGCGTGAGGTCGAACGGTTGGTGGCCGGGTGGCGGTCCGAGGATCCGATCAGCCTGTTCTGTGATCGGGGTCAGGTGGTTTTTCTTGCGGCTGATCAGATGGTCACGAGCCGCACGCTGGAGGGGACCTACCCCAATTACCGCCAGCTGATTCCCGATGGGTTCAGCCGCACGTTGACCATGGATCGCCGTGCTCTGGTGGGAGCTCTCGAACGCATTGCGGTGCTTGCCGATCAGCACAACAACGTCGTCAAATTCAGCAGTCAGCCCGAATCAGGCGTGGTGCTGATCAGTGCCGATGCACAGGATGTTGGCAGTGGCTCGGAGTCTCTCGCCGCAGAACTCAGCGGCGATGCGATTCAGATCGCGTTCAATGTCCGCTACATGCTGGATGGTTTGAAAGCCATGGCCGGAGATCGTGTGGTTCTTCACTGCAATGCCCCCACCACTCCAGCGGTGTTGCGTCCTGTGGAGGACGGTGATGGTTTCATCTACCTCGTGATGCCGGTTCAGATCCGCTCCTGA
- the purF gene encoding amidophosphoribosyltransferase, giving the protein MEEACGVFAVLAGEQPVANLAYFGLYALQHRGQESAGIAVFNEGKVRLHKDMGLVSQVFDQDVLARMPGDLAIGHNRYSTTGSSRVCNAQPVVLMTRLGAFALAHNGNLVNARELRELVDDGQAEFTSTTDSELIAFAVQQAVDRGLDWSDAIEAALKLCRGAFSLAIGTPDGLFAVRDGHGIRPLVFGTLGDPATGHWVVSSETCGLEIIGARYVDDVQPGELVRFELGSAEPQRRRWSEEPNRLCVFEMIYFARPDSQFFGESLYSYRQRIGRTLARESCVEADLVIGVPDSGIPAAIGFSQESGIPYGDGLIKNRYVGRTFIQPTQAMREAGIRVKLNPLPDVLAGKRLIVIDDSIVRGTTSRKLVVALRDAGATEVHMRISSPPVTHPCFYGIDTDTQDQLIAAQMTLEQIKDHLKVDSLAYLSKEGMLEAAKAESGHFCSACFDGQYPIPMDQTLLSSKLMMEPAGIAATS; this is encoded by the coding sequence ATGGAAGAGGCCTGCGGTGTCTTCGCCGTTCTGGCCGGGGAACAACCGGTGGCGAACCTGGCTTATTTCGGTCTGTATGCCCTGCAGCATCGAGGCCAGGAATCGGCTGGCATCGCGGTGTTCAACGAAGGCAAGGTTCGCCTTCATAAGGACATGGGCCTGGTCAGCCAGGTGTTTGACCAGGACGTGCTGGCCCGCATGCCTGGAGACCTGGCCATCGGCCACAACCGCTACTCCACCACGGGCAGCAGCCGGGTGTGCAATGCCCAGCCTGTGGTGTTGATGACGCGGCTGGGGGCCTTTGCTTTGGCCCACAACGGCAACCTGGTGAATGCCCGCGAATTGCGGGAGTTGGTGGACGACGGACAGGCGGAGTTCACCTCAACAACGGATTCGGAACTGATCGCCTTCGCTGTGCAGCAGGCGGTGGATCGTGGGCTCGACTGGTCAGATGCCATAGAGGCCGCGCTCAAGCTGTGTCGGGGTGCGTTCAGCCTTGCCATCGGAACGCCGGATGGTCTGTTTGCTGTACGCGACGGTCATGGCATCCGTCCTTTGGTGTTCGGCACGCTGGGGGATCCAGCCACTGGTCATTGGGTGGTGAGCAGTGAGACCTGTGGCTTGGAGATCATCGGCGCCCGCTATGTCGATGATGTCCAGCCCGGTGAATTGGTCCGGTTTGAACTCGGATCAGCAGAGCCTCAGCGTCGGCGTTGGAGTGAGGAACCGAACCGCCTGTGCGTGTTCGAGATGATTTATTTCGCCAGGCCGGACAGTCAGTTCTTCGGCGAGTCCCTCTACAGCTACCGCCAGCGCATTGGACGAACCCTTGCTCGCGAGTCGTGCGTGGAGGCTGATCTGGTGATCGGTGTCCCAGATTCCGGCATTCCTGCAGCCATTGGTTTTTCTCAGGAAAGTGGCATCCCCTACGGCGATGGTCTGATCAAGAACCGTTATGTCGGCCGTACTTTCATCCAGCCCACCCAGGCGATGCGGGAAGCGGGCATTCGGGTGAAACTCAACCCTCTGCCGGATGTGCTGGCCGGAAAGCGCTTGATCGTGATTGATGACTCGATCGTGCGTGGCACCACCAGCCGCAAATTGGTGGTGGCGTTACGGGATGCCGGTGCCACTGAAGTGCACATGCGGATCAGTTCGCCTCCGGTGACGCATCCCTGCTTTTACGGGATCGACACCGACACCCAGGATCAACTGATCGCCGCTCAGATGACCCTTGAGCAGATCAAGGATCACCTCAAAGTGGATTCTCTGGCTTACCTCAGCAAGGAAGGAATGCTCGAGGCTGCGAAGGCTGAGTCCGGCCATTTCTGCAGCGCCTGTTTTGACGGGCAATACCCGATCCCCATGGATCAGACGTTGCTGTCCAGCAAATTGATGATGGAGCCTGCGGGGATTGCTGCGACGTCTTGA
- a CDS encoding HpsJ family protein produces MGAGDSRLAPLLRWLGLTMVVILLLQMAAVLVGVDWSDDTTRPQVTGPLVALAPLGFLGLLVALMGDRLDNPRRRQTPLRWLICGLSALLAVGMLLAIPFSLDGASGDPAQAENLEQGRLALVEARQFRADDERVKAVGEQLAQAGQLAADASDEDKIKAAETLIDEQIAQMDQQLKKVEGQQNRQSQQLLIGGTASAAVLAVAFVLLALTAVL; encoded by the coding sequence ATGGGAGCAGGGGATAGCCGTTTGGCACCTCTGCTGCGTTGGCTTGGCCTCACGATGGTGGTGATCCTGTTGCTGCAGATGGCAGCTGTTCTGGTCGGGGTTGATTGGTCGGATGACACCACACGACCCCAAGTCACCGGCCCGCTGGTGGCCCTGGCTCCCTTGGGTTTTCTCGGGCTGTTGGTGGCCTTGATGGGGGATCGGTTGGACAATCCACGTCGTCGCCAAACGCCCCTGCGGTGGTTGATCTGCGGCCTTTCAGCCCTGCTGGCTGTGGGGATGTTGCTTGCGATTCCGTTCTCACTTGATGGAGCCTCCGGTGATCCAGCACAGGCTGAGAACCTTGAACAGGGCCGCCTGGCCCTTGTGGAAGCCAGGCAATTCAGAGCCGACGACGAACGGGTCAAGGCAGTTGGTGAACAGTTGGCTCAAGCCGGTCAGTTGGCAGCGGATGCCAGTGACGAGGACAAGATCAAGGCGGCTGAAACCTTGATTGATGAGCAGATCGCTCAGATGGATCAGCAGCTGAAAAAGGTTGAAGGTCAACAGAACCGCCAGAGCCAGCAACTGTTGATCGGTGGAACCGCCAGCGCCGCTGTTTTGGCAGTGGCTTTTGTACTGCTGGCACTCACGGCTGTGCTCTGA
- the purL gene encoding phosphoribosylformylglycinamidine synthase subunit PurL — MSSPAYDVIAALKQEGLKPSDWQEICRRLGREPNRAELGMFGVMWSEHCCYRNSRPLLRGFPTEGPRILVGPGENAGVVDLGEGHRLAFKIESHNHPSAVEPFQGAATGVGGILRDIFTMGARPIALLNALRFGPLEDPVNVGLIEGVVAGIAHYGNCVGVPTVGGEVAFDPSYGGNPLVNAMALGLMETEEIVKSGAQGVGNPVVYVGSTTGRDGMGGASFASAELSADSLDDRPAVQVGDPFLEKGLIEACLEAFSGGDVVAAQDMGAAGLTCSCSEMAAKGGLGVELDLDRVPAREEGMTAYEFLLSESQERMLFVVKAGREEALMQRFRRWGLQAAVVGQVLQEPLVRVLHHGEVAAEVPATALADDTPIEQHELLQEPPADLQELWQWQESQLPALDDPASVLLTLLDDPTIASKRWVHRQYDQQVLANTVVSSGAADAAVVRLRPQQGQGSMESVQRGVAATVDCPNRWVALDPERGAQAAVAEAARNLSCVGAEPLAITDNLNFPSPETPKGYWQLAMACRGIAEACRALNTPVTGGNVSLYNETRRDDGTLQPIHPTPVVGMVGLVENIERVVGLGWRQPGDAVLLLGVAPDEQGDDRLGLAGSSYQMLVSGVLAGRPPRVDFELERGVQQLLRQAIDAGLLASAHDSSDGGLAVALAESSIASSLGVELKLNGRPEGLTRTLFAEGGARVAISVKAECRPQWDQLAAESTVPITELGVVNDGSTFRIHCGEKDVQWSLADLKRAHQEGLPRRIGGEAES; from the coding sequence GTGTCCTCCCCTGCCTACGACGTTATTGCGGCTCTGAAACAGGAAGGTCTGAAACCGTCGGATTGGCAGGAGATCTGTCGGCGGCTTGGACGGGAGCCCAACCGTGCCGAGCTGGGAATGTTCGGGGTGATGTGGTCGGAACACTGCTGCTATCGCAACTCCAGGCCGCTGTTGCGGGGGTTTCCAACGGAAGGACCTCGAATTTTGGTGGGTCCTGGCGAAAATGCCGGTGTGGTCGACCTGGGGGAAGGCCATCGCTTGGCCTTCAAGATTGAAAGCCACAACCACCCCTCGGCTGTGGAGCCCTTCCAAGGTGCCGCCACCGGCGTCGGCGGCATCCTGCGGGACATCTTCACCATGGGAGCTCGCCCGATCGCGTTGCTGAATGCATTGCGTTTCGGCCCCCTAGAGGACCCCGTCAACGTTGGGCTGATCGAAGGCGTTGTGGCCGGCATCGCCCATTACGGCAATTGCGTTGGTGTGCCCACCGTTGGTGGTGAAGTGGCTTTCGATCCCTCCTACGGGGGGAATCCTCTGGTGAACGCCATGGCGTTGGGTCTGATGGAGACCGAAGAGATCGTCAAGTCCGGCGCCCAGGGGGTGGGGAATCCTGTGGTTTACGTGGGCAGCACCACCGGTCGGGATGGCATGGGCGGCGCCAGTTTCGCCAGTGCTGAACTCAGTGCCGATTCTCTGGATGACCGCCCCGCCGTTCAGGTGGGCGATCCCTTCCTGGAAAAAGGGTTGATCGAGGCCTGTCTGGAGGCATTCTCCGGTGGTGATGTGGTGGCTGCTCAGGACATGGGGGCTGCCGGACTCACCTGCAGCTGTTCGGAAATGGCGGCCAAAGGTGGTCTGGGGGTTGAGCTCGACCTCGATCGGGTTCCGGCCCGCGAAGAGGGCATGACGGCCTACGAATTTCTGCTCTCGGAGTCCCAGGAGCGGATGTTGTTTGTGGTGAAGGCCGGCCGTGAAGAGGCGCTGATGCAGCGCTTCCGACGCTGGGGTCTGCAGGCCGCTGTGGTGGGTCAGGTGCTGCAGGAACCCTTGGTGCGCGTGCTGCATCACGGCGAGGTGGCCGCCGAGGTGCCGGCCACCGCTTTGGCGGATGACACGCCCATTGAGCAGCACGAGCTGTTGCAGGAGCCTCCTGCGGATCTTCAGGAGCTTTGGCAATGGCAGGAGAGTCAACTCCCTGCTTTGGACGACCCTGCAAGCGTTCTGTTGACCTTGCTTGATGATCCGACCATCGCCAGCAAGCGGTGGGTGCATCGCCAGTACGACCAGCAGGTGCTCGCCAATACGGTGGTTTCTTCTGGAGCAGCGGATGCCGCTGTGGTGCGCTTGCGGCCGCAGCAGGGTCAGGGATCCATGGAATCTGTGCAGCGGGGTGTGGCTGCCACGGTGGATTGCCCCAACCGTTGGGTGGCTTTGGATCCCGAGCGTGGTGCTCAGGCGGCCGTTGCTGAAGCTGCCCGCAACCTGAGTTGCGTCGGTGCAGAACCATTGGCGATCACCGACAACCTTAATTTCCCTTCGCCGGAAACACCCAAGGGGTACTGGCAGCTGGCCATGGCTTGCCGTGGGATCGCGGAGGCCTGCCGTGCTCTGAACACACCGGTCACCGGCGGCAACGTCTCCCTCTACAACGAGACCCGCCGTGATGACGGCACGCTTCAACCCATCCATCCGACCCCGGTGGTGGGCATGGTCGGCTTGGTGGAGAACATCGAGCGGGTGGTTGGTCTGGGTTGGCGACAACCCGGTGATGCGGTGTTGTTGCTGGGTGTGGCACCCGATGAACAGGGAGATGACCGCCTTGGTCTTGCCGGCAGCAGCTATCAGATGCTGGTCAGCGGGGTGTTGGCGGGTCGGCCACCACGGGTGGATTTCGAGTTGGAACGTGGGGTTCAGCAGTTGTTGCGGCAGGCGATTGATGCTGGGTTGTTGGCCTCGGCCCACGACAGCAGCGATGGCGGTCTCGCTGTAGCCCTTGCGGAAAGCAGCATTGCGTCATCTCTTGGCGTTGAACTGAAGCTCAATGGGCGACCTGAGGGCCTGACGCGAACGTTGTTTGCTGAAGGTGGTGCCCGGGTGGCGATTTCAGTGAAAGCTGAATGCCGGCCGCAGTGGGATCAGCTTGCGGCTGAGTCGACGGTTCCCATCACTGAACTCGGTGTGGTGAACGATGGTTCAACATTCCGGATCCACTGCGGTGAGAAGGATGTCCAGTGGTCGTTGGCTGATCTGAAGCGGGCCCATCAGGAGGGTTTGCCGCGCCGGATCGGGGGTGAGGCAGAATCCTGA
- a CDS encoding DNA gyrase/topoisomerase IV subunit A: protein MAEERVESIALHQEMQRSYLEYAMSVIVGRALPDARDGLKPVQRRILYAMQELGLTPDRPYRKCARVVGDVLGKYHPHGDQAVYDALVRLVQTFASRHPLLDGHGNFGSVDDDPPAAMRYTETRLAPIAHQALLEEIGDDTVDFAPNFDGSQQEPTVLPAQLPFLLLNGCSGIAVGMATSIPPHNLGEVVDGLVALIRQPELSDSKLLELIPGPDFPTGGEVLLSSGLRDTYLVGRGSIPMRGIAHIEEVQPGKGHHKRNAVVVTELPYQLSKAGWIEKLAESVNDGKIGGIADIRDESDREGMRVVVELRRDADPAKVLADLQRRTALQSNFGAILLALVDGQPRQLSLRQLLQTFLDYRELTLIRRTSHALRKTEDRLEVVDGLITALNNLQAVITMIQEARDAASARASLMVRLDLSERQADAVLAMPLRRLTGLEQESLRQELEELQAERERLRLLLDNRDQLLDAMVQELKGLKKRFSTPRRTRLVEGGDALMAERAASQRPNTELLRQQALEALPADARLLIQADGQVKVMSPPVLGRMHLSEPCAVGDHPSPAQVILPIEPSPRLLGVSASGRVALVRWEFAGQQPGSLEKFLPSGLDGDPLIAILELPVGDGTEFSLGLLSSDGRFKRLPLADVLDLSGRATSVVKLKEGLSLCSAVICREHSDLVLVSSMGRLLRLPVNDSVLPKMGRLAQGPMTMRLLPGEELVGSLSIDVAETDPTLLLVSRKGQMTRIDLTPLRRCQRGDLGIMAVVLSADEDSVAGLCSGDSLAGIVTDQKRHGRLDASAVELTAPGQSWGNQLDLNSKEQVFSVVALKTS from the coding sequence ATGGCTGAGGAGCGCGTTGAATCGATTGCCCTGCATCAGGAGATGCAGCGTTCCTACCTCGAATACGCCATGAGTGTGATCGTGGGCAGGGCCTTGCCCGATGCCCGCGACGGCTTGAAACCGGTGCAACGCCGGATTCTCTATGCGATGCAGGAACTGGGGCTCACCCCAGACCGGCCGTACCGCAAGTGCGCCCGCGTCGTCGGCGACGTCTTGGGCAAATACCACCCCCACGGCGATCAAGCGGTTTATGACGCCTTGGTCCGGCTTGTTCAGACCTTCGCCAGTCGACACCCACTACTGGATGGTCACGGAAACTTCGGTTCTGTCGACGATGATCCGCCGGCAGCCATGCGTTACACCGAAACACGCCTGGCACCGATTGCTCACCAGGCATTGCTGGAGGAAATCGGCGACGACACCGTTGATTTCGCACCGAATTTCGATGGGTCCCAGCAGGAACCCACCGTGCTGCCGGCGCAACTGCCCTTTCTCCTGCTGAACGGCTGTTCGGGCATTGCCGTGGGCATGGCCACCAGCATCCCTCCCCACAACCTCGGCGAAGTGGTGGATGGCCTAGTGGCCTTGATTCGTCAACCGGAACTCAGCGACAGCAAACTGCTGGAACTCATTCCAGGACCTGATTTCCCAACGGGTGGGGAGGTACTGCTGAGCAGTGGCCTCCGCGACACCTACCTGGTGGGACGGGGCAGCATCCCGATGCGTGGGATTGCCCACATCGAAGAAGTGCAACCCGGCAAGGGTCACCACAAACGTAATGCCGTTGTGGTGACGGAACTCCCCTACCAGCTGAGCAAAGCCGGCTGGATCGAAAAGCTGGCGGAATCGGTGAATGACGGAAAGATCGGCGGCATCGCCGACATCCGCGATGAAAGCGACCGCGAAGGAATGCGGGTGGTGGTGGAGCTGCGACGCGATGCCGATCCAGCCAAGGTGCTGGCTGATCTGCAACGGCGCACGGCGCTGCAGAGCAACTTCGGTGCCATCCTTCTGGCCCTTGTTGATGGTCAGCCCCGCCAGCTCTCCCTACGCCAGTTGTTGCAGACCTTCCTGGATTACAGGGAACTAACCCTGATCCGGCGCACCAGCCATGCTTTGCGCAAAACGGAAGACCGCCTTGAAGTGGTCGACGGCCTGATCACCGCGCTGAACAACCTTCAGGCAGTGATCACGATGATTCAAGAAGCTCGCGATGCTGCTTCGGCGCGAGCCAGCCTGATGGTGCGCCTCGATTTGAGTGAACGCCAGGCTGACGCCGTTCTGGCCATGCCACTGCGACGGTTGACTGGTCTGGAACAGGAAAGCCTGCGTCAGGAACTCGAGGAGCTGCAAGCGGAACGGGAACGTTTGCGCCTGCTGCTGGACAACCGGGATCAACTGCTCGATGCCATGGTCCAGGAGCTGAAGGGACTGAAAAAGCGCTTCAGCACGCCGCGCCGGACGCGACTGGTGGAAGGTGGCGATGCTCTGATGGCAGAACGGGCCGCCAGCCAGCGACCCAACACTGAGCTGCTGCGTCAGCAGGCCCTGGAGGCCTTGCCTGCCGATGCACGATTGCTCATCCAAGCTGATGGGCAGGTGAAGGTGATGAGTCCCCCGGTGCTGGGTCGCATGCACCTGTCCGAACCTTGTGCCGTGGGTGACCACCCCTCTCCGGCACAGGTCATCCTCCCAATCGAACCATCACCTCGACTCCTGGGGGTCAGCGCCAGCGGGCGCGTTGCTTTGGTCCGCTGGGAATTCGCCGGACAACAGCCTGGATCCCTGGAGAAATTTCTACCCAGCGGTCTTGACGGTGACCCATTGATCGCCATCTTGGAACTCCCCGTGGGTGATGGCACAGAGTTCAGCCTTGGGCTGCTCAGCAGCGATGGACGCTTTAAGCGACTCCCCCTGGCCGACGTTCTGGACCTCTCCGGCCGAGCCACCAGCGTGGTGAAGTTGAAGGAAGGCTTGAGCCTTTGTTCAGCCGTGATCTGTCGCGAGCACAGCGATCTGGTCTTGGTCAGCAGTATGGGGCGTCTGCTGCGGCTGCCCGTGAATGATTCCGTGCTGCCCAAGATGGGGCGTCTGGCGCAGGGACCGATGACCATGCGTCTTCTTCCCGGAGAAGAACTCGTGGGGAGCCTGTCGATCGACGTAGCTGAAACAGATCCAACCCTGCTGCTGGTCAGCCGCAAAGGTCAGATGACGCGGATCGACCTCACTCCACTGCGTCGTTGCCAACGGGGAGATCTGGGAATCATGGCGGTTGTGCTCAGTGCCGATGAAGACTCCGTGGCTGGACTTTGTTCCGGAGATTCCCTGGCCGGAATCGTGACCGATCAGAAACGCCATGGAAGACTGGACGCCAGTGCAGTTGAATTAACAGCACCAGGCCAGTCCTGGGGCAATCAACTTGATCTGAACAGCAAAGAGCAGGTTTTTTCAGTGGTAGCTCTGAAAACCAGCTGA